ATGTGTTCCTGTCCATGAATATTCAATTCACATTTAATCAAATAATCTCCTGCATATAAGTTCAGCGGACTCATATAGCATTCAATAATATTCATGCCAGGTTTTAAGGAGACATCCCGTCCATCGATCAATTGGGTATCAAACATACAAATATTTTGAATTTCATCTGAAATATAGAGTGTCGCGGAACATCTCACATCAGATTTAGCTTCCACAGTAAGTTGAACAATCAGTGGTTTGAATGGATTGATCATTTTTGGATTTCTTTGTTCATCGGAAATTACAGTAATCTCCATAATTTTTGCACGGAGATTGCAATATCTTTCCCGCGTTCGTTCAGCAATCGGAATTATTTCTTCATCTGGTGAATTTTTGTAACCTAGATAATAATCTATGGCTTCATTGGTGTCCCCGTCAAATTGGATCTGACCTGCACTAATAACAATACAACGATTGCATAATGCTTTCACTGCAGTCAGGTTATGGCTTACAAAAATTACTGTTCTCCCCTCTCTTCCCACTTCCCCCATTTTACCAAGGCATTTTTTCTGAAAGCTTGCATCTCCCACTGCAAGCACTTCATCTACCAGTAATATTTCCGGTTCGAGATGAGCTGCAACCGCAAATGCCAGCCGGACATACATACCGCTTGAATACCGTTTCACCGGGGTATCGATAAATTGTTCAATCTCAGAAAATTTTACAATATCATCGAATTTTCGTTCAACTTCATGCCTCTTCATTCCAAGGATGGATCCCGATAAAAAAATATTTTCACGTCCAGTCAGTTCCGAAT
The sequence above is drawn from the Methanomicrobiales archaeon HGW-Methanomicrobiales-1 genome and encodes:
- a CDS encoding ABC transporter ATP-binding protein, with product MSSYNIAIRVSHLGKKYAIGGLQEQYHTLRDAIVNSLKAPFKILHRTPPEDGFWALKGVSFQIESGEIVGIIGHNGAGKSTLLKILSRITTPTEGCVELHGRVGSLLEVGTGFHSELTGRENIFLSGSILGMKRHEVERKFDDIVKFSEIEQFIDTPVKRYSSGMYVRLAFAVAAHLEPEILLVDEVLAVGDASFQKKCLGKMGEVGREGRTVIFVSHNLTAVKALCNRCIVISAGQIQFDGDTNEAIDYYLGYKNSPDEEIIPIAERTRERYCNLRAKIMEITVISDEQRNPKMINPFKPLIVQLTVEAKSDVRCSATLYISDEIQNICMFDTQLIDGRDVSLKPGMNIIECYMSPLNLYAGDYLIKCELNIHGQEHIDRVHDAYSFSIDSCDPKGSGYNIVKGYHGIFYINHDWK